The following proteins are encoded in a genomic region of Rhizobium sp. CCGE531:
- a CDS encoding cupin domain-containing protein, protein MLLNEDLSKRTLVHAATLDWMPSPAKGVDRRMLFRIGEEKARATSIVRYAAGSHFSHHGHPGGEEFLVLDGVFQDESGDFPAGAYVRNPPGTGHAPRSEGGCVILVKLWQFKADDRERVVMKPGEGETGELHAGVAASKILFDGAGERVMLETWKPSAEVAIANPRGLELLVLDGALTEAVELITRWSWLRLPAGEDFHAKVGPGGARVWYKAAPLLHADVCAFDNTSSQPETSRNNT, encoded by the coding sequence ATGCTGCTAAACGAAGATCTCTCGAAGCGCACGCTCGTTCACGCCGCCACGCTCGACTGGATGCCGAGCCCGGCCAAGGGCGTCGACCGGCGCATGCTCTTCCGGATCGGAGAGGAAAAGGCGCGCGCCACCTCGATCGTCCGCTACGCCGCCGGCAGCCATTTTTCGCATCACGGTCATCCGGGCGGCGAGGAATTTCTGGTGCTCGACGGCGTCTTCCAGGATGAGAGCGGCGATTTCCCGGCCGGCGCCTATGTCCGCAATCCGCCCGGCACCGGCCACGCGCCGCGAAGCGAAGGCGGCTGTGTGATTCTGGTGAAGCTCTGGCAATTCAAGGCTGATGACCGCGAGCGTGTGGTGATGAAGCCTGGCGAAGGCGAAACGGGCGAATTGCATGCCGGCGTCGCCGCTTCGAAGATCCTGTTCGATGGCGCGGGCGAGCGGGTGATGCTGGAGACCTGGAAACCGAGCGCGGAGGTAGCAATCGCCAATCCGCGGGGCCTCGAGCTGCTGGTGCTCGACGGCGCCTTGACCGAAGCGGTTGAGCTTATAACGCGCTGGAGCTGGCTGCGGCTCCCAGCGGGAGAGGATTTCCATGCGAAGGTAGGCCCTGGAGGCGCGCGCGTCTGGTACAAGGCCGCACCGCTCCTTCATGCGGATGTCTGCGCCTTCGACAATACGTCATCGCAGCCCGAAACCTCCCGGAACAACACATGA
- a CDS encoding FAD-dependent oxidoreductase, translating into MKTCQIAIVGAGLSGLYAARALNAAGLDVVLLEARDRLGGRILTADEHGLPSEDGFDLGPSWYWPQMQPAMATLVGQLGLSFFCQNGEGDVIFERMSRERPERYSPTATEQQSMRLAGGTAALVRALVADLPTGRILRGAQVTAMAIADAGVELTVEAGDGSTSRLLAKQVIAALPPRLLEATVHFAPAQEPETAARWRDTATWMAPHAKFFAIYDRPFWRTDGLSGTAQSMVGPMVEIHDATTASGEAALFGFIGVGADQRAATGEQALKQASLAQLGRLFGPQALKPRATILKDWAADPLTATADDRAGGAHPVPGSKEWVSGPWKDRLLLAGSETSSSEPGYLSGAVTAAEQAVAKILSKVDRI; encoded by the coding sequence ATGAAAACCTGCCAGATCGCTATCGTCGGTGCCGGTCTCTCCGGCCTTTATGCCGCGCGGGCGCTAAACGCCGCTGGCCTCGACGTCGTCCTCCTCGAGGCGCGCGACCGCCTTGGCGGCCGCATCCTCACGGCCGATGAACACGGTCTTCCCAGCGAAGACGGCTTCGACCTCGGCCCCTCCTGGTACTGGCCGCAGATGCAGCCGGCGATGGCGACACTCGTCGGTCAGCTCGGGCTTTCATTCTTCTGCCAGAACGGCGAGGGCGACGTCATCTTCGAGCGCATGTCGCGCGAGAGACCGGAGCGCTACAGCCCGACCGCGACGGAGCAGCAATCGATGCGGCTTGCCGGCGGCACTGCAGCTTTAGTGCGGGCGCTCGTCGCCGATCTGCCCACCGGCCGCATTCTGCGCGGTGCGCAGGTGACGGCCATGGCGATTGCCGATGCAGGCGTTGAACTGACCGTCGAAGCCGGCGACGGGAGCACATCTCGTCTGCTAGCCAAGCAGGTCATCGCCGCCCTGCCGCCGCGGCTTCTCGAAGCCACGGTGCATTTTGCGCCCGCGCAGGAGCCCGAGACCGCCGCCCGCTGGCGCGATACGGCGACATGGATGGCGCCGCACGCGAAATTCTTTGCGATCTATGACCGGCCTTTCTGGCGCACGGACGGCCTCTCGGGCACGGCGCAGAGCATGGTCGGTCCGATGGTCGAGATCCACGACGCGACGACGGCGTCCGGTGAGGCGGCGCTGTTCGGCTTTATCGGCGTCGGCGCGGATCAGCGCGCCGCGACCGGCGAGCAGGCGTTGAAACAGGCCAGCCTGGCACAGTTGGGGCGGCTCTTCGGCCCACAGGCGCTGAAGCCCCGCGCAACGATCCTCAAGGACTGGGCGGCCGATCCGCTGACGGCGACCGCCGACGACCGCGCCGGCGGCGCCCACCCCGTGCCCGGAAGCAAGGAGTGGGTCTCGGGACCGTGGAAGGACCGCCTTTTGCTCGCCGGTAGCGAAACAAGCTCCTCCGAGCCCGGCTATCTCTCGGGCGCCGTCACAGCCGCCGAACAGGCGGTTGCCAAAATCCTTTCGAAAGTCGACCGTATATGA
- a CDS encoding MFS transporter produces the protein MNRMHQAPAGPALARRNSWVLTIAQAFGGANAPIVISLGGLVGQHLSPDPDLVTLPVSLLNLGLATGTLPAAYVMRRFGRRAGYLLGTMIGIVSGLIAAIGIALGSFLIFCLGTCLAGFYSSYVQSYRFAATDSASGAESQKAIARVMLGGLAAAVIGPQLVIWTRDAVPGTPFAGSFLSQAAMAALAFPVLFLLRASPPQKVQARDHAGERPLFEILTSPRYLLAIATGVVSYGLMTFVMTASPIAMVGHGHSVDQAALGIQWHILAMYAPSFVTGRLMVRFGKERVAAVGLLLIGGSAAVALSGFDIAHFWLSLVLLGIGWNFGFIGATAMVGDCHRPAERNKVQGANDFLVFGTVACASFSAGSLLHSSGWETINWIVLPAVALVLVPLVWRAARPYAKKAAG, from the coding sequence ATGAATCGCATGCATCAGGCCCCGGCAGGCCCCGCGCTCGCACGGCGCAATTCGTGGGTGCTCACCATTGCGCAGGCTTTCGGCGGCGCCAACGCGCCGATCGTCATTTCGCTCGGTGGTCTGGTAGGCCAGCACCTGTCGCCCGACCCCGATCTCGTCACCTTGCCCGTCAGCCTGCTCAACCTCGGGCTCGCGACCGGCACACTGCCCGCGGCCTATGTCATGCGCCGCTTCGGTCGGCGGGCGGGCTATCTGCTTGGAACGATGATCGGCATAGTCTCCGGCCTGATTGCCGCAATCGGCATCGCCCTCGGCAGTTTCCTGATCTTCTGCCTCGGCACCTGCCTTGCTGGCTTCTATTCCTCCTATGTCCAGAGCTACCGCTTCGCCGCGACCGACAGCGCCAGCGGGGCCGAAAGCCAGAAGGCGATCGCCCGCGTCATGCTCGGCGGCCTCGCAGCGGCAGTGATCGGGCCGCAGCTCGTCATCTGGACGCGTGACGCGGTGCCCGGCACGCCCTTTGCCGGCAGCTTCCTCAGCCAGGCCGCCATGGCGGCGCTCGCTTTTCCCGTGCTCTTCCTCCTTCGCGCCTCGCCGCCGCAGAAAGTGCAGGCGCGCGACCATGCCGGCGAAAGGCCGCTCTTCGAAATCCTGACGTCACCGCGCTATCTGCTGGCGATTGCAACAGGCGTCGTCTCCTACGGGCTGATGACCTTCGTGATGACTGCCTCGCCGATCGCCATGGTGGGGCATGGGCATTCGGTCGATCAGGCGGCTCTCGGCATCCAGTGGCATATCCTTGCCATGTATGCCCCGAGCTTCGTCACCGGGCGGCTGATGGTGCGCTTCGGCAAGGAGCGGGTTGCGGCCGTCGGTCTCCTTCTGATCGGTGGCTCGGCGGCGGTCGCGCTTTCGGGCTTCGACATCGCCCACTTCTGGCTCTCCCTTGTCCTGCTCGGCATCGGCTGGAACTTCGGCTTCATCGGCGCGACCGCAATGGTAGGTGACTGCCATAGGCCGGCCGAACGCAACAAGGTCCAGGGTGCGAACGATTTCCTCGTCTTCGGCACGGTCGCCTGCGCCTCTTTCTCCGCCGGCTCGTTGCTTCACAGTTCCGGCTGGGAAACCATCAACTGGATAGTGCTGCCGGCTGTCGCCTTGGTTCTGGTGCCGCTCGTCTGGCGTGCGGCGCGCCCTTATGCGAAAAAGGCAGCCGGCTGA
- a CDS encoding methyl-accepting chemotaxis protein yields the protein MKHVPIVGKFLVIVGMFGLMALAISVYETRELFRIDAGYADLLEKDAAAALHLTQANRSLQAARASIGDMMMARSKDGKEHAEASLKEAQDKFVSSMDLAIAALPAQADLPPLKTDGFAILTTSCGAPIAVGRTANDEASIAMVQQLFLGMCQPAFAAISPRFQSAAAAMIDNADSKRRDVSARAYETSKRAMAGAVIALAAVLVLGVLAIRMWIVKPIGKIAGTMTALADGDLSAIVQGTDRRDELGIMARSVQIFKDNGLRARDLERDVEAGRAEREHERERSEATERQRVEEMRRATKSLAEGLQHLASGNLTFRLDAPFTSDLSQLRADFNAAGEQLASSLGTVAAATAAIDGGAAEISQSAQDLSRRTERQAASLEETAAALDQVTQKVSMSSKRTEEARRAAIEANESARSSSAVMSKTIFAMQGIEGSSNEIANIIGVIDEIAFQTNLLALNAGVEASRAGEAGKGFAVVAQEVRELAQRSARAAKEIKELIGKSVSEVEAGVKLVQDTGQLLATIEQQVAVINSQLEAVATSAKEQSAALAEINSAVNQMDQVTQQNASMAEQCTSASTALAAEVGRLREIVSEFRLELDEDDDCAPDQTASFEDASKSPVLRLVSDIGEALGHAGGIAER from the coding sequence GTGAAACACGTTCCGATCGTTGGCAAATTCCTCGTCATTGTCGGCATGTTCGGGCTGATGGCTCTCGCAATTTCCGTCTACGAGACAAGGGAGCTCTTCCGGATCGACGCAGGTTACGCCGATCTCCTCGAAAAAGATGCGGCCGCCGCCCTTCACCTCACGCAAGCCAACCGAAGCCTCCAGGCAGCCCGCGCCAGCATCGGGGACATGATGATGGCGCGGTCGAAGGACGGTAAGGAGCACGCGGAGGCGAGTTTGAAGGAGGCGCAGGACAAGTTCGTCTCCTCCATGGATCTGGCAATCGCCGCATTGCCTGCTCAAGCGGACTTGCCGCCATTGAAGACAGATGGCTTCGCGATCCTGACGACCTCATGTGGCGCCCCGATCGCGGTGGGGCGAACGGCGAATGACGAAGCCAGCATCGCTATGGTTCAGCAGCTGTTTCTCGGTATGTGCCAGCCGGCCTTCGCGGCAATATCGCCGAGATTCCAGTCGGCTGCAGCGGCGATGATTGACAACGCCGACAGCAAGAGACGAGACGTTTCCGCTCGTGCCTACGAGACCTCGAAGAGGGCGATGGCCGGCGCAGTCATCGCGCTGGCAGCTGTCTTGGTTTTGGGCGTGCTTGCCATCCGGATGTGGATCGTCAAACCGATCGGAAAGATCGCAGGCACGATGACGGCGCTGGCGGACGGCGATCTTTCAGCGATTGTCCAGGGAACCGATCGTCGCGATGAGCTGGGTATCATGGCGAGGTCTGTGCAGATATTCAAAGACAACGGGCTGCGAGCGCGTGACTTGGAAAGAGACGTCGAAGCTGGGCGAGCCGAGCGCGAGCACGAGCGGGAACGTTCAGAGGCGACGGAACGCCAGCGGGTAGAAGAAATGAGGCGGGCGACCAAAAGTCTTGCCGAAGGTCTGCAGCATCTGGCAAGCGGCAACCTCACCTTCCGCTTAGACGCGCCCTTCACCAGTGATCTCTCGCAGCTGCGAGCCGATTTCAATGCCGCCGGCGAGCAGCTCGCCAGCAGCCTCGGCACGGTGGCGGCCGCGACTGCTGCGATCGACGGGGGTGCCGCGGAGATCAGTCAGAGTGCGCAGGATCTATCGAGGCGGACCGAACGGCAGGCTGCATCTCTGGAAGAAACGGCCGCCGCCCTCGATCAGGTCACGCAGAAGGTTTCCATGTCTTCGAAACGGACGGAGGAGGCACGCCGGGCTGCAATCGAGGCAAATGAATCCGCGCGCAGTTCAAGCGCGGTCATGTCGAAGACCATCTTTGCCATGCAGGGTATTGAAGGTTCATCCAACGAAATTGCGAACATCATCGGCGTTATCGACGAGATCGCCTTCCAGACGAACCTGCTCGCCTTGAACGCTGGCGTTGAGGCGTCGCGCGCCGGCGAAGCCGGCAAGGGGTTCGCAGTCGTTGCGCAGGAGGTTCGAGAACTCGCGCAAAGATCTGCCCGGGCCGCCAAGGAGATCAAGGAATTGATCGGCAAGTCCGTCAGTGAAGTGGAGGCTGGCGTAAAGCTCGTTCAGGATACCGGTCAACTGCTCGCAACCATCGAGCAGCAGGTCGCAGTCATCAACAGTCAGCTCGAAGCGGTCGCGACGTCGGCAAAGGAACAATCGGCCGCGCTCGCGGAGATCAACAGCGCCGTCAATCAGATGGACCAGGTTACGCAGCAGAACGCATCGATGGCGGAGCAATGCACCTCCGCAAGCACAGCTTTGGCAGCCGAAGTCGGTCGTCTGCGTGAGATCGTTTCGGAGTTTCGCCTTGAGCTTGACGAAGATGATGACTGCGCACCCGATCAGACGGCCAGCTTTGAAGACGCGTCAAAATCACCGGTGCTGCGGCTCGTTAGCGACATTGGCGAAGCTCTTGGACATGCCGGGGGCATCGCCGAACGTTGA
- the ugpC gene encoding sn-glycerol-3-phosphate ABC transporter ATP-binding protein UgpC has protein sequence MASMTFDGIGKTYPDGTVAVANVSFTVANGEFVVLVGPSGCGKSTLLRMAAGLELLNSGRLLMDDQDVTNTEPQDRDIAMVFQNYALYPHMTVYENMAFGLQQRKMPKDKIEKLVRDAAEMLDLSKYLHRKPGALSGGQRQRVAMGRAIVRHPMAFLMDEPLSNLDAKLRVQMRAELKLLNQRLGVTTLYVTHDQVEAMTMGDRVAVLKPVANAGESNLQQIDTPQRLYDRPANLFVAGFIGSPAMNFVRADLEADGPSLRATIAGTGITFPVPTSAGLSAYAGRQVIAGIRPEMFLVCKEHEALFNEPIPVAEALGADTFVFFDIASPPVDIIDAEDPAELKRKNTNRLVARIPPAATPASNQRLPLTVDLAKLHWFDPQTGAAIRD, from the coding sequence ATGGCATCCATGACCTTTGACGGGATTGGAAAAACTTATCCGGACGGGACCGTCGCCGTCGCCAATGTGAGCTTCACGGTCGCCAACGGCGAGTTCGTCGTGCTGGTCGGACCGTCGGGCTGCGGCAAATCCACACTTCTGAGGATGGCTGCCGGGCTCGAGCTGCTCAACAGCGGCCGGCTGCTCATGGACGATCAGGATGTCACCAACACCGAGCCGCAGGACCGCGACATCGCGATGGTGTTCCAGAACTATGCGCTTTATCCGCACATGACGGTCTATGAAAACATGGCCTTCGGCCTGCAGCAGCGCAAAATGCCGAAAGACAAGATCGAAAAGCTCGTGCGCGATGCAGCCGAAATGCTCGATCTTTCGAAATACCTGCACCGCAAGCCGGGTGCACTCTCCGGTGGTCAGCGCCAGCGCGTCGCGATGGGCCGGGCGATCGTCCGTCACCCGATGGCCTTCCTGATGGACGAGCCGCTTTCCAATCTTGACGCCAAGCTGCGCGTCCAGATGCGCGCCGAACTGAAGCTTTTGAACCAGCGCCTCGGCGTCACCACCCTCTATGTCACCCATGACCAGGTCGAGGCGATGACGATGGGTGACCGGGTTGCGGTTCTCAAACCTGTTGCCAATGCCGGCGAAAGCAACCTGCAGCAGATCGACACGCCGCAGCGGCTCTATGACAGGCCGGCGAATTTGTTCGTTGCCGGCTTCATCGGTTCGCCGGCGATGAATTTCGTGCGGGCAGACCTTGAGGCGGATGGGCCGAGCCTGCGCGCGACGATCGCGGGGACCGGCATCACCTTCCCGGTCCCCACGAGCGCTGGCCTGTCCGCTTATGCCGGGCGCCAGGTCATCGCTGGGATACGCCCGGAGATGTTTCTGGTGTGCAAAGAGCATGAAGCGCTGTTCAACGAGCCGATCCCGGTTGCCGAAGCACTGGGTGCCGACACCTTCGTCTTCTTCGACATTGCCTCCCCGCCGGTCGACATCATCGACGCGGAGGATCCGGCAGAACTCAAACGAAAGAACACCAACCGGCTGGTGGCGCGTATTCCGCCGGCGGCGACGCCTGCGTCCAACCAGCGGCTGCCGCTGACCGTCGATCTGGCAAAGCTCCACTGGTTCGATCCGCAAACGGGAGCCGCAATTCGCGACTGA
- a CDS encoding Gfo/Idh/MocA family oxidoreductase: protein MSKLRIGVIGAGLWGNNHAHTFNVLPETELVGVCDLDEGRALKMKEGFGAADAFTDYNKLIASDRIDAVSVATPDFTHTPIILAALKADKHVLSEKPLATTVKEAEEIAEAAAKSKGKLMIDFHNRVNPILAQVRDMIQDGQIGLAKHGMARLSNTTFVPFEMLSWAAKSSALWFLGSHLVDVLRFILEDEVTRVYAVARSGTLQAGGVDTKDFHASILEFSKGTVVTMENSWILSRDNPSLVDFKIEFVGEKGQIQADPTHSGGLRRIVDGGMRFNDYIGMTPTGATRIGGFVQESIARFVDSVVRDVPLLADANDGLANTKVLAAIEESVASGKPQTIG from the coding sequence ATGAGCAAACTTCGTATCGGCGTTATCGGCGCCGGCCTTTGGGGCAATAATCACGCCCATACCTTCAACGTCCTGCCGGAGACCGAACTTGTCGGCGTCTGCGACCTCGACGAGGGCAGGGCGCTCAAGATGAAGGAAGGCTTTGGCGCGGCAGACGCGTTCACCGACTACAATAAGCTGATCGCCAGCGACCGCATCGATGCCGTGTCGGTGGCCACTCCCGACTTCACCCATACGCCGATCATCCTTGCGGCGCTGAAGGCCGACAAGCACGTCTTGAGCGAAAAGCCGCTGGCGACGACCGTCAAGGAGGCGGAAGAGATCGCCGAGGCTGCCGCCAAGTCGAAGGGCAAGCTGATGATCGACTTCCACAATCGGGTGAACCCGATCCTGGCGCAGGTCCGCGATATGATCCAGGATGGTCAGATCGGGCTTGCCAAGCATGGCATGGCGCGGCTTTCGAACACGACCTTCGTTCCCTTCGAGATGTTGAGCTGGGCTGCGAAGTCTTCCGCGCTCTGGTTCCTCGGCAGCCATCTCGTCGACGTCCTGCGCTTCATCCTCGAAGACGAGGTTACCCGCGTTTACGCCGTTGCCCGGTCCGGCACGTTGCAGGCCGGCGGCGTCGACACCAAGGATTTCCACGCGTCGATCCTCGAATTCTCCAAGGGCACGGTCGTGACCATGGAAAACAGCTGGATCCTGTCGCGCGACAATCCTTCGCTTGTCGATTTCAAGATCGAGTTCGTCGGCGAGAAGGGCCAGATCCAGGCCGATCCGACCCATAGCGGCGGTCTTCGCCGCATCGTCGATGGCGGCATGCGTTTCAATGATTACATCGGCATGACGCCGACCGGCGCCACCCGCATCGGCGGCTTCGTCCAGGAATCCATCGCCCGCTTCGTCGACAGCGTGGTGCGCGACGTGCCCTTGCTTGCTGACGCGAACGATGGGCTCGCGAACACCAAGGTTCTGGCGGCGATCGAGGAGTCCGTTGCCAGCGGCAAACCTCAGACCATCGGCTGA
- a CDS encoding carbohydrate ABC transporter permease, which translates to MKSRTTFYTALTYAAGLLFLAVFIGPILWFLALAIRPAETAFAMPPQLTFEPTFDAFRHILVDPGTNAPQLVNSLIVAIGAVLLNLPFSVPAAYALSRFKLRGKKNIMLWYLGLLMAPPIAFLIPYFVLITRIGLQGSYFSMVLVLQTLTIPFSVWLMKSFIDEVPAELEEAARVDGARWYTIMWRITLPIVRPGIIVTSMFAFVFAWNNAAFPLVLSSRSTATLPIGTLGYFATSGVTWNYIAAAAVLAMIPPMIIFLVFDRYVVRGLTFGSVKG; encoded by the coding sequence ATGAAAAGCCGCACGACCTTCTATACGGCGCTCACCTATGCCGCGGGCCTGTTGTTCCTGGCCGTCTTCATCGGCCCGATCCTGTGGTTCCTGGCGCTCGCCATTCGTCCGGCCGAGACGGCGTTCGCGATGCCGCCGCAGCTGACCTTCGAGCCGACGTTCGACGCCTTCCGGCATATCCTTGTCGACCCCGGCACCAATGCACCGCAATTGGTGAATTCGCTGATCGTGGCGATCGGCGCTGTGCTGCTCAATCTGCCGTTCTCGGTGCCGGCCGCTTACGCGCTTTCCCGCTTCAAGCTGCGGGGCAAGAAGAACATCATGCTCTGGTATCTCGGCTTGCTGATGGCGCCGCCGATCGCCTTCCTGATCCCGTATTTCGTGCTGATCACGCGGATCGGCCTGCAGGGGTCGTACTTTTCGATGGTGCTGGTTCTCCAGACGCTGACGATCCCGTTTTCGGTCTGGCTGATGAAGAGCTTCATCGACGAGGTGCCGGCGGAGCTGGAAGAGGCTGCCCGCGTCGACGGTGCCCGCTGGTACACGATCATGTGGCGCATCACGCTGCCGATCGTTCGTCCCGGCATCATCGTCACCTCGATGTTCGCCTTCGTCTTTGCCTGGAACAACGCCGCCTTCCCGCTGGTGCTGAGCTCGCGTTCGACCGCCACGCTCCCGATCGGGACGCTTGGATATTTCGCCACCAGCGGCGTGACCTGGAACTATATCGCCGCCGCCGCCGTGCTCGCGATGATCCCACCGATGATCATCTTCCTGGTGTTCGACCGCTACGTCGTCCGGGGCCTGACCTTCGGTTCGGTCAAAGGCTGA
- a CDS encoding sugar ABC transporter permease, with translation MHATTLRSPPALAPVRRGFVRRNLPYFLIAPSVIMLLALIAYPLLFALKSSFYFWNLQVGPQPLAFVGFDNYVQALNAFDFRAALTNTLILSILGTAIEFSLGLAIALVLLKALPGMNVVRALLILPTTIAPIVVGFLFRYLYDPGGGLVTWVLQSLALPVPAEGILGSPSTALAAILFVDIWQWTPFFAIVLYASLLAVPDEIIEAARLDRASAWTILMRIKLPLIRRTAIIIVMLRFMQIFNTFDTVLVLTRGGPGTSTRTLGYSLYEQGLVNFNVGLVSAQTWIAVLIVNIIVALYVFFAFRNEEW, from the coding sequence ATGCACGCTACCACCCTTCGCTCGCCGCCGGCGCTTGCGCCCGTGCGGCGCGGCTTCGTCCGGCGCAACCTGCCATACTTCCTGATCGCGCCTTCGGTGATCATGCTGCTCGCGCTGATCGCCTATCCGCTGCTCTTTGCCCTGAAGTCGAGCTTTTATTTCTGGAACCTGCAGGTCGGCCCACAGCCGCTGGCCTTCGTCGGCTTCGACAATTACGTCCAGGCGCTGAACGCCTTCGATTTTCGCGCGGCCCTGACCAACACGCTGATCCTGTCGATTCTGGGCACGGCAATCGAGTTCTCGCTCGGACTGGCCATTGCGCTCGTCCTGCTCAAAGCGCTGCCCGGCATGAATGTCGTGCGGGCACTTCTGATCCTGCCGACAACGATTGCGCCGATCGTCGTCGGCTTCCTGTTCCGCTATCTCTACGATCCGGGCGGCGGCCTTGTGACCTGGGTTCTGCAGTCGCTCGCGCTGCCGGTGCCGGCGGAAGGTATTCTCGGCTCGCCGTCGACAGCCCTTGCCGCAATCCTCTTCGTTGATATCTGGCAGTGGACGCCCTTCTTCGCCATCGTTCTTTATGCGAGCCTGCTTGCCGTTCCCGACGAAATCATCGAGGCAGCCAGGCTTGATCGGGCGTCGGCCTGGACGATCCTGATGCGCATCAAGCTGCCGCTCATCCGGCGCACCGCGATCATCATCGTCATGCTTCGCTTCATGCAGATCTTCAACACCTTCGACACGGTGCTGGTGCTGACCCGTGGCGGGCCGGGGACCTCGACGCGCACGCTCGGCTATTCGCTCTACGAGCAGGGGCTCGTCAATTTCAATGTCGGGCTTGTCAGCGCTCAGACCTGGATCGCGGTGCTGATCGTCAACATCATCGTCGCTCTCTACGTGTTCTTCGCCTTCCGGAATGAGGAGTGGTGA
- a CDS encoding extracellular solute-binding protein, which yields MTFDIGNMSRRNMLKSASVAALLASSAGSLVAPRRASAQDAKTVRVLSVEDPFFFSMKAMIPEFEKETGIKVELESLSYDALQTRLVSAFVAKTSDADVIAVDQMWLGQYLDNGWIISLNDYIAKDSDIDLADFIPEVLYSSNMWRGQIATLPVAAYAQGVMYRKDIFESFGIAAPPTKAAEDWTWTKYIETLKALEGKSFDGKPLFPTVICGSQPSPITHMFTQLSASHGANWFKSFPDAPWDFSPQLTGPAWAKSVDVYRQLYKLSPPEAINYVWFDAGTRFAKGDIGMFYWWTPYFYLVKNSGYMTGKKSDVMDKYATAALPKAEGVAQTVSLGGWSLGVPSSSDRQDNGYAFIKWATSKATQKKMAEWPDLNFQFSDFARKSLYEDADVKKIYPYLDVQYDMMKQGNGKITRPPVPGYTAVESVLGLTLNQLLTGGEDPKTALERTNSLFESILKGNLMIPYQKESYADTLDGAKALIGKLGKA from the coding sequence ATGACATTCGATATTGGAAATATGTCGCGCCGGAACATGCTGAAGTCCGCATCGGTCGCGGCTCTGCTGGCTTCCAGCGCAGGTTCGCTGGTCGCGCCGCGGCGCGCGTCTGCCCAAGACGCCAAGACCGTGCGCGTTCTGTCGGTAGAAGATCCGTTCTTCTTCTCGATGAAAGCGATGATCCCGGAATTCGAAAAGGAAACCGGCATCAAGGTTGAACTCGAAAGCCTTTCCTACGACGCGCTGCAGACGCGTCTGGTCTCAGCCTTCGTCGCAAAGACCTCGGATGCCGACGTCATTGCCGTCGACCAGATGTGGCTTGGCCAGTATCTCGACAACGGCTGGATCATTTCGCTCAACGACTACATCGCCAAGGACAGTGACATCGACCTCGCCGACTTCATCCCGGAGGTCCTCTATTCGTCGAACATGTGGCGCGGGCAGATCGCAACGCTGCCGGTCGCGGCCTACGCACAAGGCGTTATGTACCGCAAGGATATCTTCGAAAGCTTCGGCATCGCCGCGCCGCCGACCAAGGCTGCCGAAGACTGGACGTGGACGAAATATATCGAGACGTTGAAGGCACTCGAAGGCAAGTCGTTCGACGGCAAGCCGCTGTTCCCGACGGTGATCTGCGGCTCACAGCCGTCGCCGATCACGCACATGTTTACCCAGCTTTCGGCAAGCCACGGCGCGAACTGGTTCAAGTCCTTCCCAGACGCGCCCTGGGATTTCTCGCCGCAGCTCACAGGTCCGGCTTGGGCGAAGTCGGTGGATGTCTACCGGCAGCTCTATAAGCTCTCGCCGCCTGAAGCGATCAACTATGTCTGGTTCGATGCCGGCACACGTTTCGCCAAGGGCGATATCGGCATGTTCTACTGGTGGACGCCATACTTCTATCTGGTGAAGAATTCCGGTTACATGACCGGCAAGAAATCCGATGTCATGGACAAATACGCGACCGCGGCACTTCCCAAGGCCGAGGGCGTTGCTCAGACGGTCAGCCTCGGCGGCTGGAGCCTCGGTGTTCCCTCCAGTTCCGACCGCCAGGACAACGGCTACGCCTTTATCAAATGGGCGACGTCGAAGGCGACCCAGAAGAAGATGGCTGAGTGGCCGGACCTCAATTTCCAGTTCTCGGATTTTGCCCGCAAGTCGCTCTACGAGGATGCCGACGTCAAGAAAATCTATCCCTACCTCGATGTCCAGTACGACATGATGAAACAGGGTAACGGCAAGATCACCCGTCCGCCGGTTCCCGGTTACACCGCCGTCGAAAGCGTGCTCGGCCTGACGCTCAATCAGCTTCTGACCGGCGGCGAAGATCCGAAGACGGCGCTTGAGCGCACCAACAGCCTGTTCGAAAGCATCCTCAAGGGCAATCTCATGATCCCCTATCAGAAGGAAAGCTATGCCGACACGCTCGACGGTGCCAAGGCCCTGATCGGCAAGCTCGGCAAGGCGTAA